Proteins encoded within one genomic window of candidate division WOR-3 bacterium:
- a CDS encoding NAD-dependent deacylase has protein sequence MNINEMVKEIFSLNSLLVLTGAGVSQESGVPTFRGKDGLWKNYDAKELATPHAFEKNPKLVWEWYNWRRKIILKAKPNSAHYGIKKLEEIIPDFLLVTQNVDDLHREAGSKKIVEIHGNIFRTRCTVCNKKEFDKKVFKDEELPPKCKTCGSLLRPDVVWFGEPIDEIIFSSILEFLLRCDAILVVGTSLLVYPAASIPFYIKEKGGKVFEINLEPTQISGISDISIFGKAGEIFEKFINIIT, from the coding sequence ATGAACATAAATGAGATGGTTAAGGAAATTTTTTCTTTAAATTCTCTTTTAGTTTTGACAGGTGCTGGTGTTTCACAAGAAAGTGGTGTTCCAACATTCAGGGGTAAAGATGGATTATGGAAAAATTATGATGCAAAGGAACTTGCAACACCTCATGCTTTTGAAAAGAATCCCAAACTTGTATGGGAATGGTATAATTGGAGAAGAAAAATAATTTTAAAAGCCAAACCAAATTCTGCCCATTATGGAATTAAAAAGTTAGAAGAGATTATTCCTGATTTTTTGCTTGTAACCCAGAATGTAGATGATTTGCATAGGGAAGCAGGTTCAAAAAAAATAGTAGAAATTCATGGTAATATTTTTAGAACAAGATGTACAGTTTGTAATAAAAAAGAGTTTGATAAAAAAGTATTCAAAGATGAAGAATTGCCTCCTAAATGTAAAACTTGTGGTAGTCTTTTAAGACCTGATGTTGTATGGTTTGGAGAACCTATTGATGAGATTATTTTTTCAAGTATTTTAGAATTCCTTTTAAGATGTGATGCAATTCTTGTTGTTGGAACATCTCTATTGGTTTATCCTGCTGCTTCTATTCCTTTTTATATAAAGGAAAAAGGGGGAAAAGTTTTTGAGATAAATTTAGAGCCAACACAGATTTCAGGAATTTCTGATATAAGTATTTTTGGAAAGGCTGGTGAAATTTTTGAAAAATTTATTAATATTATTACTTAA